The segment GCAAGATGCCAAGTCTATAGCTTCCTAGTGGCCACACAAAATACTTTTAAAGAAAGGCAATACATAATTacttagttttgttatatttacAGCTGGAGCTTTGAATAGTTTTAAATAAAGGCAGAGTAAAATCTCTCTGCAGACACTGCTGATATTCTCCAGCTGTGAAAGCAGAGTAACTTTGTAGACTGGTGCTCTATGTTCAGCATGTTCAGCTCAATAAGATGAGTTGGGGTTATTTCTTGCCTTCGAAACACGGAGTACCAACAGACCTGGATACCACTAACCTTTAGCCAACAAGAAGTCACCTGGAACATCTTGAGTCCAGTGGGAACATTCAGTTGATAACTGCAAATCAGGCTGAATAGAGGAAAGATATAAATGTCCAGATGAGCCTAAGGGTATTTAAAGGAGTGCACCAGAGCAGCCCAAGGGTCTGGAACAGTGGATCAGAATGCTTGGAACTATTTTGTTGAGCTGTAACATAAACGGACTGATCACTGGTGGTTTTCAGGGCTTTAACATCCTTTCCATTACACAAGGCTTTGGAGATCATCTTGTCCCTGCAACTTGCCTATGGCAGCTACCTATTATACTGAGGTAGTGCAGAAGTTGTATATAGTGTGACTAGGTCTAAACATTAGCTCACACTTGAAGGGCGGTCACCATTTTACAGCACAGACATATGAACAAACAGAGCAAAAGTATTTCCTAGATTCATGGTGGATGAATATCTAGATACATGCATCCTTCaggtcttaaaaaaaataaataaataaatacaccatCTCTGATGGAATCCAACACATTCCATACAGTTTTCACTTGAAGAaagtttaataaacaaaatcagtcAGGGATGAGAGGTCAATGACAGTCTCCAACTTCCCTATCCTCTCTACTGTAAGAAGTTGGGGGTCTAATTAATAAAAATTCTCACACATTCCTCTCCAATATTACCACTTCTCCCAACAAGGCCATAGATTTGGGCAGCTCCACAAGTAGTCTGGAAAATTGATCAGTATAACAGAAGGAAAGTGAGGGGAAGGGGGCCAGGGTTAGCAGCCCTTGAAAAGTAGTCTGTCACCTTCCATACAGAAAGACTAACTGGATCTCCAACTGTTGTCACTGCCTCATTGCTAATTTGCATAATAAGCATCCCCCTATTCATGGCATCTTGAAAGGGGAGGAATACTACCACAGCATCAATCTTACTACTTCTTCCCCTTTCTTCCCTGTTGGGCTGAACCTGAGAGGGGAGGGCAGGTGTTGACCTGAAATGGCTATGGCTCCTGAACCTCTTTTCTAGGAAAGGGGAAGGCTAAACTACTTGTTTGGGTTCTCAGGGATAATCTGTCTGGAGACTAACAAGATACCAAACAGTAGAAAAGGGTGTCCTGACAATCAGAAGGGTTCTTCTTCATAGCTGGACAGTTCTTTAGATCCCCAAGTCTTGGATGGAGGTTCTGATCCTCTTCACATCGACCAGTCTGACAGCTATCGAGCTCCAGGATTTTTACCCTCTTGTGCTGATCATACAAAAATGGCTCTTTTGCCTAGATATTTTGAGCAACTATGATgggcaagacagacagacagtttaATGACAACCCTGTCAGAAGGCAACCAACAATTGAAACTTCTTTCTAAGCTGGCTCCCTGTTTTCTTCAATACAGGCAATTTAACCAGAGGGCCATTGTTGTCAGACAACTGTGACCCATATACCAAATTATTCAACATCTCCAAAGTCAGTAGTTGGAAATTTGTCTTGGACCTTTGTCAATCCAACTGTAATGCCAGTTAAATATCACTTTCTGTCTTGCTTTCTTTAGCAACCTGTGAAGGCCTGTATAGATGAAGGTTCATGGCCTCACCATGCAAACCCCAAGTTTCTCCTTGCTCCTTGAGACCTGGCAGAGGTTATAAATGCATGAGCTGTGAGGGTGAATACTCCTCCAAGTAGTTGTCCGACTGCAGCTGAAGGACCTGTTTGTTGAAGATTCTGGAAGACTTGTAACTTATGAACACTGCAATCTCCTGAAATCTCCTGATGAATTTTCTCTACCTGAGCTACTACTTAAGTCTTCTTCCAAACTTTGGCAAGACAGACCTAATATTCATAGAGAGATGGGGTACAAGGTTTGGCCCACATAACAATATCCCTAAGGACATTATCTTCTGTGATTAGAATCAGATTTTAAGCCTACTCTATAGTCTTCCAGTCCCATCTACAGAGTTGTTACAGAGTACTAAAGACTTAGGTTCTCATCTTCTATCAGTGTTAGTTTCATATACAAGTTCAGACTGCAGCCATTCTACTGAGTGGGAAGGAACCAACCTCATCAGCCTGGAGTGATCCTCCCTAGTACTGGTAAGCTCTTTATATCCAACTGTTAGATTCCTCTTTCCTTTGCCAGTCGTGTTTAGCATTCCTGACACTCAAGAAAATACAGGGCTAGCCACAGGCTGGACCTGATTGAATCAGACTGTTACTTCTGGTTGAAGCAAGTTACACATCAGCCTATTAAAATTTGAGGACAGTATTACTAACCCTTCATCCCTTCCAAACTCGTCTGAAAATGCAATGTGGGTTTTTCTTATTCATAATGAATTAATGATTATGTTTGTAACAACACTGTGTCGATGCTCTCCTCATATGGGAAGGAGTCAACATACCTCAGTGGTGTGCACCTAAATGTTGGAGTTCTAGATATGGTCAGAGAATGACGTTAGACTGATCCCCTGATAGATCTGGgacaaataaaatatagaaataattgtCCTCATCACCTGGGCAAAGCTCTACTAACCGAATGGCCTCTTTGCCAGATAACAGACTGCTGGCTAGTGTTCCAGACTCCTACACTAGACATAGTATCTAGCCTGGTTGCCTCTGCATTCAGTCACCCTGACTCTCTTCCTAGTTCTGGGAATGCACTTTAGTTCTTTCCCCTTGACCATGCTATTAAATTTTGAGCATCCACATGCAAACAGCTGGAGTAAGTCGGCGAAGCCTCATAGTCTCCTTTATCAAAGTGACAGACAATGGCTTGATTATAACAAAACTTACACTCTGCCAATAGCAGATGACATTTAAGGATATTGTCATTGTCTACCACCTAAGAGCACAGATCTGCCCCGGGGCAGCTAGTCAAAAGCTGATACATTGATCTAATGTATTCCAGAGAGGGTAACAAATATGCCACAATTTTAGGAGGAAGGTTTAATCAGGAATGTTGAGGCTGCCTTAGTGTATTTTTTCTAAACTAGGATGCTTGTCTGCTTCAACATATGCTTCCCTGGATCAATTTTTCCCCTCTCTGGCTTCCAAGGGACATCTAGCAGAATTTCCACTCTTTCTTTCAAGCATTTCACTCAAGTAGTTCGGAGAATATTTGCCTCGAGTTTTCTTGTCATCCTCGAGTCGCTTCACCTAATCTTTGCCCTGGTTGACACTAAAACAGGTAAATCTGAAAATCTTTTTTCATATCCTGTGACGGTTGCAATGATACATCCCATTCTGAACGATGAAGGTATGTATCCTAGGAGAGCGTCTGGGTTCCGAGCATCTCAGCTTTATGGACCTTATGGTGTGGAGCTATAACCTCTCCTAGCTCTTACCACTGTTATGGTTTTCCTTCTATCATGGTGTCTTCACCACAAGGCCCTCAGTCAACTCGcataataatttaaatttcttcaACTACTAAATATGAAAAGAATTTTGATCCTTCAGTTGTAAAAGGCTAGAACTTAGCGGGTATGGGCAGTCTCTCATCTTAGTCGCCTTAGCAATACATTTCTTGAAGAGCAGAGCTTTAAGGGTATTGACTTCTATGCCTTGTTTATGGGGTCTTTatgtctggttttcattttaacCAGCTTTTAAAAGAATTTCTGCCGTTTACTACAAGGTTCTAGCCTTAATCTTGATCCCTTGTTAATATGAAAATCTTGTTTTCTGTGCTCAATCATGTAGAGGGTATCCTACCTCAGGGCTCATGTTCTATCATTCTTACAACAAAAGTCTTGCTCACCTAACATAGCCAGGTGTAAACCGATGGATGTATCTTAGACAAATACAACTTTGTCTTTTTCAATTTGTTATTAACAATCTTGTTTTCATTgcaaatttacataaataatttgTGCAGGTAAAGGAATTCAGCTATTGACTAAGTGAAAATCGAAAGTTCATGGACAGTGACGTTACCTATAGTACTAGCTTTTGTACATAATGAACTTTtgcattctttaaaaaaacattatctGCTCAATGTATGCCTGATTGGTTTTCCTAAAGATTCTGCCacatcactaaaaaaattcaggGTAGTTTCACCTTATATCTACGGAAAATAAATCTAAGTTGAACAAAAGAATGGCCACAGTACTTGAACAGAAAACATGTTTACTTatgaaagtaagaagaaagaTAAAGATTGCTGGAACTTTAAGGAAAAGTATGCATTACAATGAATACTAATTTTGCCAAAAAAGTAAATACCTTTGTGTACCATGAATAAAAACATTCACTGAttgctttcatatttatttacagaCGACTATTTACATACTGTATATGACTCAGAATTTTCACATGAATATAAATAGCCATGCTGTCCATCTTATTCAGTACTATAAAACTCTTGTAACTTATGATTTATGTTTTGAGTATTTACTGGTATCTAGTACACTGGTGTAAACTATACTATCCTCGTCTTTATGTAATCAGTTGCATTTAATATGGTTTTCACCCATATCAATACCAGTAGTACATACTCTACTGATAAGTGCAAGACTCCATTCTACATATTTTGTATAATGCATGTCATGTATGCAGTGTGAGTACTGTAGACTATGACTAAAATTCTACAAATTTGAAAAATTCACAGCCTGCTTCTGCAATTCATATTCTTCGTTTTACAGTACGTACTATAATATACAGCCAGAAAATCCTTGTAATGGACAGTACTACAGTTAATCTCATTACTAGTTTAACTAAgtagatttttgttttatatgagCATAACAGTTTTCACACTATGTAGTAAATTTGCATATCCATATTGCTGACCAAACATTTTAGCGGTTCTCAAAACTGATCCTTGTATATCTTGAATACGTATATTTCTATGAAATACTacccataaaatataaataacttgcCTTTACCAAATTtggcatataaataataatagaagataTAACTTTCAATCATCCGACTGGATTTGAATGCTTTGTGATAAACGCAGTTGTGATATTTTCTAATTGCAATATTGAGATCACCGAACAgtgtttcatattaatattactgCATTACTTGTATTTTTTGTAGAATATTATTACAATACTTAAAAGGGGTTTCATTGGAATTTTCCTTCAGGATaagtgaaaaatatgaaaaattagatAACTGGTCAAAGCTGCACTATCATACTTTGATGCAATTCAGAAATGGGTTGAGGGGAAGCAATCAAGTCACAGCCTTGGTAAACAAATCTCAACAACTGCCGTCTTAGTTCAGGATTGCTCATGATTGTTTCTGCTACTTGATCTTCTTCTGAGTCACTGTAATCATCACAGTCAATATCTTGAATGTCACAGCTTTCTTCTAGACCCCCAAAATCATCCTGACTTTCATTCAGGGGTTCATTATCCTCACTTTCTTCTACTAACGTGACTTCAAACCCAGCAGTGACTGTTCTTGGAGATATGGGATAAAAAATGTCTTGTGGATACATCGGCATATGGGAAGTTGTAGCACTTTGAGTTGTTGTACAAGCCAATACAGCATTACTTAGCTCTTGTGACAGTTTACTAAGCTCCACATGAGCATGATCACGAGTCAAATGAGCTGCAAGACCCATTACAACAGGATGATCCAAGGACAGCTGCTCTTCTTCTAGCAAGAACCTGCAgtacggagaaaaaaaaatcatgctgtAAAATGcttttaaacagaaataaatataatatgccAATACTGATTAagtaaaatttgaattttgaacttttctttaacaaaaatgagAGGTGAATGGCTAGATTTAATAATTTTACAAATGCTTaagttgaaaaaattttttttcttaaaatgtggCAGGTCACTGCCACGTACACCAAGGTAAAACTCTGAATCAAAGTCCCAAGCCAGAAAAGTGGTTCTTATTTGTTAAGTAAGTCTGAGTAAATTTATGGTACAATGGGTTCATTTCAAGCACCCATCAATTGCAGATTTGGCCAATTACCACGAGGCACTGTAAAATAAGGTGTCCATAAGATGGACAAATTCACTAAAACAGAATAGCAAACAGGATGGTGAGACTTCAACTCCTTGTTTGAACTTGCTGGTGTCTGTCATCTCTTAGGATACCTTGAGCCATGATGCCTCATTCCTTTTCTGTCACTGGATGTTTCTATATCCCTAGCTCCATCCTTGGTCCTTCTAATTGATTCTTTGTCTTGTAACCACAACTTAATGTTCATAATCATGTGACTATGTTGTATGATCTCATAGAGATTATGAGTAGATTAATATCCATATGGTAAAAATGTCGTTTAAATAACATGACTTACCTCTGCAAAGTTTGAGAGTTGTCTGTGATAAGCCCTTAATTCTTCTACTGCCCTGATTTGTTGGCTGACAACAAAAGAGGTCTTGAGACCCTATCAATACTGGTCTTAATACTAAGCCTTAACCTTTATTGCTCTAACTATACATTCAGTCAAGATGGTAGTGTCCAAACAGAATTAAGACTTCACAGTTTATGTCGAAATTCCCCTTCAAGTTGCTGTCAATGAATTCAATCAAAGCATGATGAATAACACATTGGTAATGTATTGTCCTCCAACATCCAAAGGAAAATTCACTCTCTCTCCTGATTTCTCTGGCTTCAGAGTATTTCACTGCAGCTCACACCAGACTCAGTCTATGTACTGAATTTTGAGAAGATATTTCTATCTCCCAAGTTCTCATTCAGCCTCACTGTGAAGAAATATGGCACAAAACAAATTCAAGATCTGTTGCAAGTATCTAGGTACTGTACGTATTTTGGATGAAAATTCTAGTCCTATGTTTATTTCCCTACAGATGATAGTAGGAGCTTAAGTGCCCCAATATTTTACTTTCCCTTTCCCTAACCAGACCAAATGGTTTGAATTCTGCAGACTAGAAATCACTGTAAAAATGGCAACCACAGAGGAAAAGTATAATGTTCTGAAGAGAAGTTGCTTAACTGCAGAAATGTCACTTAATCTGTTAGAATTGGGTACAACAGACTTTAGTagttcttttgaaaaaaaagctttatattaaaataaagtgACAGATAAAGTCAACAtgatgggatgggatgggatgggatgggtTACCTTGTATAACCAAGCTTGataaaaatcttgaaataatCTTATGCCATGCAGACACCTGTACTTGTCAGGACCATTACAACTGTTATGTTAGATTTGCCAAGGTTAAATGTGAAAAGAGTTTACTCCTCCCTGGTGTGTCTTGTATACTTTCTATCTGATAACCCCATTTGATTTGTCATCATCATTGCCCTTTCCCGTGGTTTTTTTATGATCGTTGTTCTGTCACTTCCTTATCTACTTCTCACTACGCATCCAACAAACTCAGTCTATACTCTCTTGACACCTCCACGTTTAGCATCTAACACCAATGAAGGACCCACTCTTTTCAACAAGCAATTATTCTCCAATTTATCCATGTGACAGAACTACCATAACACATTCCAGTCTATCCTTCGCCCAAAGATAACTTATTCATCACTTATCTCAAAACTTCTTACTCTTCACTACTTCTTATTAGACATAAAGTATAATGTGTCAAATGATTCATCTCAACAGcttcagacttttttttctttcattcactttCAACCTACACAATTCGCTTCTAAAGAGGAGATTTGACTTAACAATCCTTCCTGTTAAATACTGCAAGTCTCTTCTCATTCTTTTGCACGGAGCATGCTATGTCGTTTCCCTTTCttcacctcttctctcatcctattaTCATAAATTCTGTTTACTCACTACCCATATAATCATTCATTGTCCATCTTTCCCGATTCCGTTTACCCTCACAACGATAATTTTGATTCAATTTACTCTCACCTTTTCCCTATTGCAAAACATTTCAGTATTCTTTCATGAGTTTCTGCAGTCTCATCAACATCTCCAATCAGTACTACTCTATTATATGCAAAGATCAATCATTTCACACTCCATTTACAACTTAATGTTTTATCCCACAACTTTGCGTCTATATCATATGTCCATTTTCTGTCTTGCATTACTCTCCATAAAAGTACTGAATATTCATGGAAACATTAAACAGCCTTGTCTTAGACTTACTTTTATTCTAAATCAGTCACTTTTCAGTGTACTACAGGAATTATTCTAacgcaaaaaataataaatatctgaACCATTTTCAACAACTTTCCCATCGATCTGTCATCAATCTTACTTTCTCAGTTAACATATACAAACAATGGCCCTTTTATACTAAGTAACCGTATGCCCCTTAGACTTCTTACgagtttatttatcacctttaccATGATACAAAAGGACAATCCTCTCATTTTTCCTACGGAATCTTTCCCCCATCTAAGTACTACCAAACACTTTAGTCAGCCACTTCCATCAGAAGATCCCTGATTTTCACTTGTATTATCAACAACTTCTGGTTAGTATCTTTCCTCTACTTAACTCTTCAACACTCACATCAACAATTAAGCATTCTCAAATTCAAACTAGCCCTTCCCTTCCACTTTTGCATCACttggattttccttttttctctcttccacattCAATTCATTTCCAAatgtgcatttattttaaaaatgacagggaaaaatgttctgttataacataattccatctaataaaaggagcccataaaaataccaaaatatagaaagtatataggtactatatttcagagacagtgctgtctttctcttcaggcaagtcatgaaagagaaaaattacagaaaaggcaATATTTATACCAAGACAAGCTGTTTTGACTAAGTCACTCCGGttgatcatttctctttatctatgatatctgaatcccaaagCTCtaagagatattcattacctttctttgttttttcaaaggtgactccaccatctggcttttgtaccaacaattgctgctataaattatatgtgacaaattccagcttattctgtggttatggttattcatatggttaaaaatagccgaGCTAtggtgtccatacctaactgaccgtttatgttctATTACTCTCTGGGGGAGTCATTTACCTTTAAAACTGATATAAGACTGGGCTGTCATTTTGTATACttctgtgtctttggggattggtttttgttggacattaatcagggatttggctagggtactTGGCTAgctaaaggcaaaagggttagaattTCTGAGAGTTcgtgtcaccgtcttaatcctgtccaggtgtgggatttttattttattgttgggtgtctctctgatCTTATCTTGAGGAAGTTTGCAGATTACATTTGCTTCATGGATTGCTTTCtgaattatatggtcagggtactttaaagatgaaagctgcttacgaattagttcaatttccttttccaggaaatacggggaacaaattcgtaaggctcttaagaataaattgctggcTACGCCGATCTTgacagaaatgtcatgataacgtAAGTAGTGAATGTACGAAAGtgaaaacgttggttttctgtatatggcaaaTTTGTATTCAGCCTTCTCTAatcattaaaacatcaagaaaaggaattttgttgtctgtttcccattcaactttgaaCTTGATGCtgagcactaatgcatttaaGTTTGAAAGAAATTAATTGAAACTGCCCCACCTATTTCCCAAAATATTAggatatcatctatatatttcatccacagcatgtctttaagttttattgcatttattacaatagtttcaaaatattccatgtatagattggctaaaaccaAACTTAAAGttctacccatactacaccctaAATTTTACTTATAGAATGACTTCCAAAATGAAAAGACATtattaagtcctgttttagccaatctatacatggaatatttttaaactatagtaataaatgcaataaaacctaaagacatgctgtggatgaggtatgcagatgatatcctaacattttgggataacagGTTGGGcaatttcaatttatttctttcaaaagtaAGTGCATTTTTGGCCAGCATCAAATTCAAAGTTGaataggaaacagacaacaaaattctttttcttggttttaataattagagacatggcaaaatacaaatttactatatacagaaaaccaacattttcagtTTCATACAATCACTACTATAGTTATTATGACGCTTCTGTCATGACTGGCGTAGCCAGcaatctattcttaagagccttatgaatttgttccccagattgccaggaaaaagaaattgaactaattcgtaagcagctttcataTTTaaggtaccctgaccatataattgaggaaGCAATCCATAAAGAAAACGTAATCTTCTACTTACCCCACACTCCCCCAAGataagaccagagagacacccaacgatgaaataaaaatcccacacctgaacaggattaagacagtgacacGAACTCTCAGaaactaacccttttgcatttacctatccaaatccctgattaacatccaacaaaagccaatcccaaaagacacaggagtatacgaaatcccatccCTGGATTATGACCACTCTTATATCGAGTTTACAGGTACATAACTCCCCCAGAGataaatacaacataaacggtcagttaggtgtggacaacagagctcagctatttttaaccatataattaACCATAGCCATAGAATaagctggaatttgtcacattatttatagcagcaattgtcggtacaaaagccagatggtggagtcagctttgattaaacaaaggtaatgaatatctctgaGGGTGCctaggattcagatatcatagataaaatcttcctctaaCCAACGCTTGAGAAGATTATAGAGAAATGATCAACCAGGGTGACTTAGTCAAAACAGCTTACCTGTAGATCTCTTGGTAAAAATACTTCCTTTTCTGTAACGTTTCTCATTCatcatttacctgaagagagagacagcacggTCTCTTAAttatagtacttattttctataatttgccgtttttatgggctccttttaggcagtccctggttattggcggggtTCCTGTTCTCGGTGGGGTGCTCATAAgggaaaaccgccattaactgaaacgtGGCGATATATGGTGCTTATGGCGCAAAGTGTccgttaatggcgcctctgttaggtatgttatggcgccataactctattagtATTGGCACCTTTTGGCGtcgataaccaaaacttggcccattatggcaccattaattgccaattttatggttagacaagcgccataaaactggatcgccattaaccgagtctgccgataactggggactgccagtatatgtactacatattttactatattttgagaAATTGGATACATTTTATATCTTGTATTTGccatatttgattaatttttcaaaacatttattattatttttttaagttgaaatccTATTAGAAGGCAAACTTTTTCACAGTTCAGCAAAGAATAAACAACTTACTCTGTGcattt is part of the Macrobrachium nipponense isolate FS-2020 chromosome 6, ASM1510439v2, whole genome shotgun sequence genome and harbors:
- the LOC135216877 gene encoding uncharacterized protein LOC135216877 isoform X2 — its product is MPVPVSPCKDESSQSASASIPGAMTIPVQETAQSPESTTTSQHVDSVDPDVVAGYQDCLKETLRFLLEEEQLSLDHPVVMGLAAHLTRDHAHVELSKLSQELSNAVLACTTTQSATTSHMPMYPQDIFYPISPRTVTAGFEVTLVEESEDNEPLNESQDDFGGLEESCDIQDIDCDDYSDSEEDQVAETIMSNPELRRQLLRFVYQGCDLIASPQPISELHQSMIVQL
- the LOC135216877 gene encoding uncharacterized protein LOC135216877 isoform X1, with amino-acid sequence MMHTFLHDILRPLLDGRDPIRKRSRQMPVPVSPCKDESSQSASASIPGAMTIPVQETAQSPESTTTSQHVDSVDPDVVAGYQDCLKETLRFLLEEEQLSLDHPVVMGLAAHLTRDHAHVELSKLSQELSNAVLACTTTQSATTSHMPMYPQDIFYPISPRTVTAGFEVTLVEESEDNEPLNESQDDFGGLEESCDIQDIDCDDYSDSEEDQVAETIMSNPELRRQLLRFVYQGCDLIASPQPISELHQSMIVQL